A window from Sphingobium sp. EM0848 encodes these proteins:
- a CDS encoding TonB-dependent receptor gives MMAAFSCASAQVAGESQAAGEARDAQGLHDIVVTAQRREQRLQDVPVAVSTVSTETLAAGGIISTDGLEQSVPAVSMTRQLSGATPYIRGVGTQSVSAGNEPAVAFYVDGVYYASPYANIFNFNNIEQVEVLRGPQGTLFGRNATGGLVHVHTRDPQAEPTMRASVSYGNYGTLQSSVYASAGSDKIAFDIAGSIVYQSDGYGKNLFTGDDVNYRRERGIRSKIKFTPTDNLTILLSGDYSLLQSDLGVILQPQPNTAVKALGGGRFDSIANLDQSVHTQYYGGSASIELDLGGATLKSLTALRKLDTLIRFDQDATPIAYADIYLNETDRYFQQEITLQGKLGDLVYTAGVFYFDGYGRYDPLGVRSISPASNIDIYSPQTTKSLAGFVQGDYSFGNTTITAGFRYTRDKRTNTPKLVAPGGDQNDPTDVIAAFPTKSATFSKPTWRLAVAQKFGPDVMVYASYNRGFKSGAYSASSPTAAPVKPETLDAYEAGLRSELFDRSLRFNLTGFYYTYNNIQLNRIVNGAGLLFNAAKGELYGAELETAYVTRIGAGELNLSSNLSFLHANYTSFPNGPILTPIAGGFNALTAGDLSGHRMIHAPKFSGSFAASYKVPVGDTTSLELGVNYFHSASFFWEPDNRVSQPSVDVINASAGLGFADGKFKLRAFVKNLTNAKYYAYFTESTLGDKGGPADPRTYGVGFDVAF, from the coding sequence ATGATGGCGGCATTTTCGTGCGCCAGCGCCCAGGTGGCGGGAGAGTCGCAGGCGGCTGGCGAAGCGCGCGATGCGCAGGGTTTGCATGACATCGTCGTGACCGCCCAGCGCCGCGAACAGAGGCTTCAGGACGTGCCGGTCGCCGTCTCGACCGTCAGTACGGAGACGCTGGCGGCCGGCGGCATCATCAGCACCGACGGCCTGGAACAGTCCGTGCCGGCGGTCAGCATGACCCGGCAGCTTTCCGGCGCGACCCCCTATATTCGCGGTGTCGGCACGCAGTCGGTATCGGCCGGCAATGAGCCCGCCGTAGCCTTCTATGTCGACGGCGTCTATTATGCTTCGCCTTATGCGAACATCTTCAATTTCAATAATATTGAGCAGGTCGAAGTCTTGCGCGGACCGCAGGGCACGCTGTTCGGCCGCAACGCGACCGGCGGGCTGGTGCATGTCCACACGCGCGATCCCCAGGCGGAGCCGACGATGCGGGCCAGTGTTTCCTACGGCAATTATGGGACGCTGCAATCTTCCGTCTATGCCTCCGCAGGCAGCGACAAGATCGCGTTCGATATCGCAGGTTCGATCGTTTATCAGAGCGACGGTTATGGCAAGAACCTGTTCACGGGCGATGACGTCAATTATCGTCGCGAACGCGGCATTCGATCCAAGATCAAGTTCACGCCGACCGACAATCTGACCATCCTGTTGTCCGGTGATTATTCGCTGCTCCAGTCCGATCTGGGCGTCATTCTTCAGCCGCAACCGAACACTGCGGTCAAGGCGTTGGGTGGCGGACGTTTCGACAGTATCGCCAATCTCGATCAAAGCGTTCACACGCAATATTATGGAGGCAGCGCATCCATCGAGCTAGACCTTGGTGGCGCCACGCTGAAGTCACTGACCGCCCTGCGCAAACTGGACACGCTTATCCGGTTTGACCAGGATGCGACGCCGATCGCTTATGCCGATATTTATCTCAATGAAACCGATCGTTATTTCCAGCAGGAAATAACCTTGCAGGGCAAGCTGGGCGATCTCGTCTATACGGCTGGCGTCTTCTATTTCGACGGCTATGGTCGATATGATCCGCTGGGCGTCCGCTCGATCTCGCCGGCATCCAATATCGACATCTATTCGCCACAGACGACGAAGTCGTTGGCCGGTTTCGTCCAGGGCGACTATAGTTTCGGCAACACCACGATCACCGCCGGGTTCCGTTACACGCGCGACAAGCGCACCAACACCCCAAAACTGGTGGCGCCCGGGGGTGATCAGAATGATCCCACCGATGTCATTGCGGCGTTCCCGACCAAGTCGGCAACCTTTTCCAAGCCGACTTGGCGTCTTGCCGTGGCACAGAAATTCGGTCCGGACGTGATGGTCTATGCGAGCTATAATCGCGGGTTCAAGAGCGGCGCCTATTCCGCATCCTCGCCTACGGCAGCCCCGGTCAAGCCTGAGACGCTGGACGCCTACGAAGCGGGTCTGCGTTCAGAACTGTTCGACCGGTCGCTGCGGTTCAACCTCACCGGCTTCTACTATACCTACAATAATATTCAACTGAACCGCATCGTCAACGGCGCGGGCCTGCTGTTCAATGCGGCCAAGGGTGAGCTCTACGGCGCTGAACTCGAAACGGCCTATGTCACGCGTATCGGTGCGGGTGAACTCAACCTGTCATCGAACCTCTCGTTCCTCCATGCCAATTACACGTCTTTCCCGAACGGCCCGATCCTGACGCCAATCGCAGGCGGGTTCAACGCGCTCACCGCCGGCGACCTCAGCGGACATCGCATGATCCATGCGCCGAAATTTTCCGGTTCCTTCGCGGCCAGTTACAAGGTGCCCGTTGGTGACACCACCAGCCTCGAACTGGGCGTGAACTATTTCCACAGTGCCAGCTTCTTCTGGGAGCCGGATAATCGCGTTTCCCAGCCATCGGTCGACGTGATCAACGCATCTGCGGGGCTGGGCTTCGCTGATGGCAAGTTCAAGTTACGCGCATTCGTCAAAAATCTGACGAATGCAAAATATTACGCATATTTCACGGAGAGCACGCTAGGCGACAAGGGCGGGCCGGCAGATCCTCGTACCTACGGCGTCGGTTTCGACGTTGCATTTTGA
- a CDS encoding cytochrome P450: MNPEIDFSKFDILGDDIIPLFNDLAKKPAVHWNESSQVWVAGHHDAVVEGFSGKLPLSAERHLIAIGIFPEEERAAKTGNILKYFPHFVTNVEPPEHSRLRKLLMAAFSKRIAEGYREVVREIVGRTIDQLGNTTQIDFVAQFARPITVSAILHVMGLGPDYYADTERWARALNEGLAGMPDPERIQKADEAIGDMAARFMPVICERRESGSQERDFLGELILAGEDGDRLSDEEIAAQLMLVIVAGHDTTLNTMALTVAKLSSHQDVVEYIRQNPDHFEQCIMEMMRVVNMSTLMSRIVTADFTWHGQDLKAGQIAFLLIAGANRDPTVFAQPNEIDFSRNQGRNMTFAPGRHFCIGHWFAKMIMSEALPAFMERFEDWKVPADRLEFSNSIGFRGLVKLPLQLMPRGVDA; encoded by the coding sequence ATGAACCCTGAGATTGATTTCAGCAAGTTCGACATATTGGGGGATGACATCATTCCCCTCTTCAATGATCTTGCCAAGAAACCAGCCGTGCACTGGAATGAAAGCAGTCAAGTCTGGGTCGCGGGCCATCATGATGCCGTTGTCGAAGGGTTCAGCGGAAAGCTCCCGCTATCGGCCGAACGTCACCTGATAGCCATCGGGATATTCCCAGAGGAAGAGCGCGCTGCCAAAACAGGCAATATATTGAAATATTTTCCGCATTTTGTCACGAATGTTGAGCCGCCCGAACATTCGCGATTGCGCAAGCTGCTGATGGCGGCCTTTAGCAAGCGCATAGCGGAAGGCTATAGAGAGGTCGTCCGTGAAATCGTCGGGCGCACCATCGATCAGCTGGGCAATACCACGCAGATTGACTTCGTCGCGCAGTTTGCCAGACCCATAACGGTCAGCGCCATCCTGCATGTGATGGGCCTGGGCCCCGATTACTATGCCGACACGGAGCGATGGGCGCGGGCGCTCAATGAGGGGCTTGCCGGCATGCCGGACCCGGAGCGTATCCAGAAAGCCGATGAAGCGATTGGAGACATGGCCGCGCGCTTCATGCCAGTCATTTGCGAGCGGCGGGAAAGCGGGTCCCAGGAACGCGACTTTCTGGGAGAACTCATCCTTGCCGGGGAGGATGGCGATCGGCTGTCGGACGAAGAGATCGCGGCGCAGCTGATGCTTGTGATCGTCGCGGGTCACGATACGACTCTGAACACCATGGCGCTGACCGTCGCCAAATTGAGCAGTCATCAGGACGTCGTCGAATATATACGGCAAAATCCCGACCATTTTGAGCAGTGTATCATGGAAATGATGCGCGTCGTGAACATGTCAACGCTCATGAGCCGTATCGTGACGGCCGACTTCACCTGGCATGGGCAGGATCTGAAGGCCGGCCAGATCGCGTTCCTCCTGATTGCCGGCGCGAATCGGGACCCGACGGTGTTCGCGCAACCGAACGAGATCGACTTCAGCCGTAATCAGGGCCGGAACATGACTTTCGCGCCAGGCAGGCATTTCTGCATCGGGCACTGGTTTGCCAAGATGATCATGTCCGAGGCGCTGCCAGCTTTCATGGAACGGTTCGAGGATTGGAAGGTCCCGGCGGACAGGCTGGAGTTCAGCAATTCCATCGGCTTTCGCGGGCTGGTGAAACTGCCGCTCCAGCTGATGCCGAGGGGGGTGGATGCGTAG
- a CDS encoding cytochrome P450 translates to MISEEEDLKLMDGAFFAQGYPYDLFRKMRDEDPLHWTKGKFGRDYWSVTRHADVQKILGDTERFSSQRWGVSLPTSAEMVDPSKSEHARLQQAGAMLPTLDPPRHTVARGKFTARFSPRAINQLEDKVRQVASEILDSVDPSKQIDFVLDVAARLPTSMIFTIMDIPREDWPMLFHYTNMHTCPEEPEFSIGTPLETRQKGVQGSINYCRELGLRRRGGSGADLITQIAQIEIDGKLLSDDELGFLGHMFIVGGQETTRNSLSAGMLELARNPAEYQRLRNDRSLLKTLPDEFIRWATPVAHLMRTAKCDVEMHGKTIREGDWVVSWMASANRDERAFQEPDMFDVGRRQNPHVSFGYGPHFCLGAWLGRLQIRTIMGLILDRFETLELRGEPESVASIQFCGMKHLPFALHEQA, encoded by the coding sequence TTGATAAGCGAAGAAGAAGATCTCAAGCTGATGGACGGCGCATTCTTTGCGCAAGGCTACCCCTATGACCTGTTCAGGAAGATGCGGGATGAAGACCCGCTTCATTGGACAAAGGGCAAGTTCGGCCGGGATTACTGGTCCGTAACGCGGCACGCCGATGTTCAGAAGATCCTTGGCGACACCGAGCGCTTCAGTTCGCAGCGCTGGGGGGTTTCGCTGCCAACATCGGCCGAAATGGTCGATCCGAGCAAATCGGAACATGCAAGATTGCAGCAGGCGGGGGCCATGCTGCCGACGCTCGACCCACCGCGCCATACGGTAGCGCGCGGCAAGTTCACCGCGCGTTTTTCGCCCCGGGCGATCAATCAGCTGGAGGACAAGGTTCGGCAGGTCGCGTCGGAAATCTTGGATTCGGTGGACCCGTCCAAGCAGATCGATTTCGTGCTGGACGTCGCGGCCCGATTGCCTACGTCAATGATCTTTACGATCATGGATATCCCGCGCGAAGACTGGCCGATGCTGTTTCACTATACGAACATGCATACCTGCCCGGAAGAGCCGGAATTCTCGATCGGCACGCCGCTCGAAACCCGGCAGAAGGGGGTGCAGGGCAGCATCAACTATTGCCGGGAACTGGGGCTGCGGCGTCGCGGGGGCAGCGGGGCGGACCTGATCACCCAGATCGCGCAGATCGAGATCGACGGCAAGCTGCTGAGCGATGACGAACTGGGCTTCCTGGGCCATATGTTCATTGTCGGCGGGCAGGAGACGACGCGCAACTCGCTTTCGGCGGGCATGCTGGAACTGGCGCGCAATCCGGCGGAATATCAGAGGCTGCGCAACGACCGCTCCCTGCTCAAGACCCTGCCGGATGAATTCATCCGCTGGGCGACGCCCGTCGCGCATTTGATGCGCACCGCCAAATGCGATGTCGAAATGCACGGCAAAACCATCAGGGAGGGCGACTGGGTCGTTTCTTGGATGGCTTCGGCCAATCGCGATGAACGGGCTTTCCAGGAACCGGACATGTTCGATGTCGGCCGGCGGCAGAACCCTCATGTAAGCTTTGGTTATGGTCCGCATTTCTGCCTTGGGGCCTGGCTTGGCCGATTGCAGATCCGCACCATCATGGGTCTGATACTTGACCGGTTCGAAACTCTCGAATTGCGCGGGGAACCGGAAAGTGTAGCCTCCATCCAGTTCTGTGGCATGAAGCATCTGCCCTTTGCGCTGCATGAGCAGGCCTGA
- a CDS encoding NAD(P)-dependent alcohol dehydrogenase, which translates to MATEAVVALLSAIGEPLRLTEARIADPRSDELLVKIAGTGICHTDLTVQHGKFPSPVPIILGHEGAGVVVAAGDDVGDIAVGDKVVLTFMSCGACPSCRSDAPAYCEKFGRLNMGGYREDGSSATSCNGHGVAGHFFGQSSFATHALVNRRNAVKVRPDAPIHMLGPLGCGLQTGAGTIFNVLKPEKGSSCVIFGGGGVGLSAVMAARLVGCDPIILCEPVESRRTLGLELGATLAVDPRAEDDIAARLIELCGGGADVICDTTGIPAMIEAAVEALGIGGKLGLVGMNSMDAMARLPVISMLSKGVTIKGVIEGDSNPKRFIPYLVDLFMDGKFPLDRLISFFDISQINEALAAQEKGDAIKPILTFGP; encoded by the coding sequence ATGGCAACTGAAGCCGTTGTCGCCCTGCTGTCCGCCATTGGCGAACCGTTGCGCTTGACGGAAGCGCGGATCGCCGATCCGCGTTCGGACGAGTTGCTGGTCAAGATCGCCGGAACGGGCATATGCCACACCGATCTGACCGTTCAGCACGGCAAGTTTCCTTCGCCTGTCCCCATCATATTGGGTCATGAAGGCGCCGGCGTGGTCGTCGCGGCGGGCGACGATGTCGGTGACATAGCGGTCGGCGACAAGGTGGTGCTGACATTCATGTCCTGCGGTGCCTGTCCGTCCTGCCGATCGGATGCGCCGGCCTATTGCGAAAAGTTCGGCCGACTCAACATGGGCGGCTATCGGGAGGACGGCAGCAGCGCGACCTCCTGCAACGGGCATGGGGTCGCCGGTCATTTTTTCGGCCAGTCGTCTTTCGCGACACATGCCTTGGTGAACCGGCGCAACGCGGTGAAGGTTCGCCCCGACGCGCCCATTCACATGCTGGGGCCGCTCGGGTGCGGATTGCAGACGGGGGCAGGGACCATCTTCAATGTCCTGAAACCGGAAAAGGGCAGCAGCTGCGTGATATTCGGCGGCGGCGGCGTCGGCCTGAGCGCCGTGATGGCTGCCCGGCTGGTCGGCTGCGATCCGATCATCTTGTGCGAACCGGTAGAAAGCCGCCGGACGCTGGGCCTGGAGCTGGGGGCGACGCTGGCTGTCGATCCCCGCGCGGAAGACGATATTGCCGCGCGACTGATCGAGCTATGCGGGGGCGGGGCGGATGTCATTTGCGACACGACCGGCATCCCCGCCATGATCGAGGCGGCGGTCGAGGCGCTGGGCATCGGCGGCAAGCTTGGCCTGGTGGGCATGAATTCGATGGACGCCATGGCGAGACTGCCTGTCATTTCGATGCTGAGCAAGGGCGTGACGATCAAGGGCGTGATCGAGGGAGATAGTAATCCCAAGCGGTTCATTCCCTATCTGGTCGATCTCTTCATGGACGGCAAATTTCCGCTCGACCGGTTGATTTCCTTCTTTGACATCTCGCAGATCAATGAAGCCCTGGCAGCGCAGGAAAAGGGTGACGCGATCAAGCCGATCCTGACTTTCGGGCCGTGA
- a CDS encoding acyl-CoA dehydrogenase family protein → MKSSPFADPSRAMVDHMLGDDRIAYRRRLDECLESAAAAGSGNVLRQVATEGLLAGQDGDLVKLALGAEAAAGQPALQCLASDRYSLLAKLLGSAEQKSVIFAPVPPVQALCLADRALTIEAGPDRVVVSGTIHSVPVAAEAEWLYLVMFGEGGRACYLVPAASKGVNRKNISVTGSADVELDRLSLTADQRLTAEPQELERLLGVIGLIDGLETLAAGQRLCNESVATAKSRPAGSATGFDDQDIQFRLAAAQARLMIASGYRTAIFRDLASERVDPFKGAVAKLWLSECAEEVARASTMAGLSPRNGTSEVITTMLADAMRGNMLRDLVSGQI, encoded by the coding sequence ATGAAGTCTTCCCCATTCGCCGATCCTTCAAGAGCCATGGTCGACCATATGCTTGGCGACGACCGCATCGCGTACAGGCGTCGTCTCGACGAATGTCTTGAAAGCGCGGCGGCGGCCGGTTCCGGCAATGTGCTGCGACAGGTGGCGACGGAGGGCCTGCTCGCCGGTCAGGACGGCGATCTGGTGAAGCTGGCCCTTGGGGCGGAAGCGGCGGCGGGCCAGCCGGCGCTGCAATGCCTTGCCAGCGACAGATACAGCCTGCTGGCGAAGCTGTTGGGCAGCGCCGAGCAGAAGTCCGTCATTTTCGCACCCGTGCCGCCCGTGCAGGCGCTGTGCCTGGCCGATCGGGCGTTGACGATCGAAGCAGGCCCGGACCGGGTTGTCGTGAGCGGTACGATCCATTCCGTTCCTGTCGCCGCTGAGGCTGAATGGCTTTATCTTGTCATGTTCGGGGAAGGTGGGCGGGCCTGCTACCTTGTTCCCGCCGCTTCCAAGGGTGTGAACCGCAAGAATATAAGCGTTACCGGTTCGGCCGATGTGGAACTGGATCGGCTCTCGCTCACGGCCGATCAGCGTCTGACGGCGGAGCCGCAGGAGCTGGAGCGTCTTCTGGGTGTGATCGGCCTGATCGACGGGCTTGAGACCCTGGCCGCGGGCCAGCGCCTTTGCAACGAAAGCGTCGCCACGGCGAAGAGCAGGCCGGCAGGGTCGGCGACCGGGTTCGACGATCAGGACATACAGTTCCGCCTGGCGGCGGCGCAGGCGCGCCTGATGATCGCTTCGGGCTATCGCACCGCAATCTTCCGCGATCTCGCCTCGGAAAGGGTGGATCCCTTCAAGGGAGCGGTGGCAAAGCTGTGGCTGAGCGAATGTGCCGAGGAAGTGGCGCGCGCATCGACCATGGCGGGACTCAGCCCCCGAAACGGAACTTCGGAAGTCATTACCACAATGCTGGCGGACGCCATGCGGGGCAATATGCTTCGCGATCTGGTTTCCGGGCAGATTTGA